A window of Drosophila willistoni isolate 14030-0811.24 unplaced genomic scaffold, UCI_dwil_1.1 Seg58.1, whole genome shotgun sequence contains these coding sequences:
- the LOC124461650 gene encoding uncharacterized protein LOC124461650 has product MSFESVSRKADASTQTEEEPNGQAAIMAELAILKEALATQTALMRHMAMGQKTNEVRRVCYPLESVLEIVDLEEQITPERSKDYTSQVSALLGQAALTKSIKKIFSEGVIESHNLDGKNGKLSLRTYPKVLNMIMEAVRTIHPGQPAEGVLRSALACAKNTANKAKNRKLREEANI; this is encoded by the exons ATGTCTTTTGAGTCGGTCTCGCGGA aAGCAGATGCTAGTACGCAAACTGAGGAGGAGCCGAATGGCCAAGCGGCGATAATGGCGGAGTTGGCCATTCTGAAAGAAGCTTTGGCGACACAGACGGCGCTAATGCGCCATATGGCCATGGGGCAAAAAACCAACGAGGTGCGCCGGGTTTGCTACCCGTTGGAGTCGGTCTTGGAGATCGTAGATTTGGAGGAGCAGATTACGCCGGAGAGGAGCAAAGATTAT ACCTCCCAAGTGTCTGCCCTCCTCGGCCAAGCGGCTTTAACTAAgtcgataaaaaaaatattctccGAAGGTGTCATTGAGAGCCACAATTTGGACGGCAAAAACGGGAAGTTGAGCCTTCGGACATACCCAAAAGTTTTGAATATGATAATGG AGGCAGTTCGAACGATACATCCGGGGCAGCCAGCGGAAGGAGTGCTTCGAAGTGCACTGGCTTGCGCAAAGAATACGGCCAACAAGGCAAAAAACCGCAAGCTAAGGGAGGAGGCCaatatttga